The sequence AGTTTCATCATAAGAGACCCGGACGACAACATCATCGAAATCATCGAGGCCGTTGATGGCCTCCGCTGATCTCGGGCAACGATTCAAGCTCCGGCGGGGATGAGAAGGCTGCGCGGCGACTGAGCGGCGGGCTTGAATCGCGATGACGAGGATGTCGATCAGGTCGCGGCCCGGGAGACGGCAGGATTCGAAGGCGGCCAGGATTCGCTCCACCTACCACGACCCGGCCGGCGAGTCGGTCTCGAAGCTGGTCTTGCGTCGGCGGACGGAGTGATGCAGGGCCCGCTCGGCGGCGTCGTTCCTCGGCTCGACGCCCTCGTCGTCCTCTTCGAGCCGCGGCGGACCCCGCGTTTCAAACGCGTTTGCACCCCGCGATGCAGCCAGGGCTGCCTCCGTTTTGCGAACGACCGTCGCGCGAGCGCCAGATTCAGGCGGGCTTCCACACGGGGCGATGCGAGCCTCGAACGCGGCGACCACTGCCGCGACGACGATCAGGGCCTCCGCCGGGATCGCATCCCAAATCGCCTGCGGTATGCTCCTCAGCCGCATCATGACTCGATGATGCGCAGCCCGCCCGCTTCAGCTCAGGCACCGACCCATGAACACTCACCGAGCGACCACGGCCAACCTCTTGAAAGCCCTCGGGCGGCCCAGGCGCAGCGGGCGTTAGGCGGCGAACGACTGGGCGGGTTAAAGCCGCAATGTTGACCGCGCCGATAAGGATGAACGCGACGATTGGGCCGCCCCCGGACGGATCCGACGGCACCGGAGGTAGTATGGGTCTAATACGGCACAAAGGCATGGCTGTGGGCCTGGTCGCGGTTTGCCTGATCGCCGGGCGACCCGGCGGGGCGCATTCTCAGGACGTTTCACCGGCTCGCCGGCCGATCGCCGAGTCGGGCGTGATCCCTGAGGCCGCGCCCCTGGGCGATATGGTGAAGGGCCGGCGCGACGAGATCGTCCGTCCCCCTTCGCCGGCGACCCTCCTGGAGCCGGAGGTCCGGCCGATCGACCTGAACACGGCGCTGCGGCTGGCCGGGGCCCAGAACCCGCAGCTGCTGATCGCCCGCCAGCGGGTCGTCGAGGCGTCGGCGCTGCAGCAGCTCGCCGCGGCGCAGTTCCTGCCGTCGCTCAACGCGGGCGGGAACTACGACACGCACACGGGCAACCTGCAGCAGTCGAACGGCAACATCCTCTCCGTCAACCGCTCGGCCCTCTACCTCGGCGCCGGCAGCGGGGCGGTGGCCGCAGGCACCGTCAACGTCCCGGGCGTGGTCCTCGAAGGGAACGTCGCGGTCGCCGTGTTCGGCTACCTCGCGTCGCGGCAGGTCGTGGCCCAGCGCGGCTTCGACGCCTGGGCCGTCCGCAACCAGGCGTTCCTGCAGACGACCCTCGCCTATTCGGAGCTGCTGCGGGCCGAGGGCCGCCGCGCGATCGCCTTGCAGGTGCGCGACGAGGCGAAGCGGGTGGCCGACCTGACCGCGTCGTACGCCAACGCCGGCCAGGGCCGCGCCGCCGACGCCCACCGGGCGCAGACCGAACTGGAGAGCCGCGAGTACGACGTCCAGGCGGCCGAGGAGGCCGTCCTCGTCTCGTCGGCGCGGCTCTGCTTCGTGCTGAACGTCGACCCCTCGCTCCGGCTGCACCCCACCGACGCCTTCGTCGTCCCACATCCGATCGTCCCCGACCCGACGCCAGTCGCGGAGCTGATCGCGCTGGGGCTGCTCCAGCGCCCCGAGCTGAAGGACCGCCAGGCGGCCATCCGCGAGTCGCTCGTCATGCTCGAAGGGGCCCGCGCCCTGCCCTTCTCTCCCACCGTGCTGATCGGCTACAGCGCCGGCGGCTTCGGCGGCGGCAGCAACCTCGTCCGACCCGTGTTCGGCGGCTTCGGCGGCCGATCGGATTACGACGTGGTGGCCTACTGGACCCTGCGCAACCTGGGCGTCGGTAATGCGTCCCTGATCAACCTGGCCAAGGCCCGTCTGGGCGTGGCGAAGTATCAGGAGATCGCGATCCTCGACCGCGTGCGGGCCGAGGTGGCCGAGGCCTACGCCAAGACCCACGCCCGCTACGCGCGGATCGGGACGTCGCAGAAGGCCGTCGCGAGCGGCGTGAAGGGGTTCCGCGAGGACCTGATCCGGATCGAGAACACGGTGGCCCCGGCCATCGAGACCGTCGACAGCCTCCGCCTGCTCGCCCGCGCCCGGTTCGCGTACCTCGACGCGATCATCGACTACGACCGGGCGCAGTTCGAGCTCTACGTCGCCCTGGGCCAGCCGCCCGCCGACATGCTCGCCCACCCGGCGCCGGTCGACGGCGTGGGGCCGACCGCCGCGGCGACGAAGCCAGCCACCCCCGCCGGCGACGTCCCGCCGGAAACGCCCGCCGCGCCCGGCAACGGCCCGCCTTCCGGCCCTTGACCGTCGCGAGGTTCGAGTGAGAGGCGATGATGGAGCCGGGGAGGGGGGGCCGAAGGATGGCGAGACCGGGACGTCGGAGAAACCGGGCGGCCACGCCCCGAACGCCCTTGCGATGGACCTGCGCCTCGGTCCTGCTGGCTGCCCTGCTCCCCGGCTGCGCCATCTCCCGGAACGCGTCGGGGACGCGGGCCGCGGCCGGCGAACCGTCGCCCGCGCGTTCCGTCGCCGCCAAGGAGGCGGCGTCGCGAGGATCCGGCCGTCGAGGCCGTACCGGTCCTCAACGGCAGCCCGCCTCCGCCGCGGGCCCGATCGATCGCGAGGTCGTGCCGACGTCGAACGCCGCGCCCCCTCCGCCGGGCGATTTCGAGGCGCCATCGATCCCCCCCAAGGATTCCGAGTTCGCGATCGACCTGACGGCGGCCCTGCGGCTGGCCGAGGCCGAGAACCCGCTGATCGCCGAGGCGCGGCAGCGGATCGGCGAGGCCGCCGCCGCGTTGCAGGGGGCGCAGGTCCTGCTGCTCCCCTCGCTCAACCTGGGGACGACCTACCACAACCACCTCGGCAACCTCCAGCGCTCCTCGGGGCGGATCCTCGACCTGCGGGAGCAGTCGCTCTACTTCGGCGGCGGGTCGGACGTCTTCGCCGCCAGCACCGTCGAGGTCCCGGCCGTCAGCATCTTCAGCCCGTTGACCGACGCCGTTTTTGAGCCCCTGGCCGCGCGGCAGCAGGTCGTGAGGACGCGGTTCGACGCCAGGGCGACCGCCAACAGCATCCTCCTGGAGGTCTCGCAGCAGTACTTCGAGCTGATGGCGACCGAGGCCTTCCTCAGGGTCCGCCGCGAGACCGCCGAACAGGGGACCGAGGTCGCCCGGCTGACGCGGGCCTACGCCGACGCCGGGGAAGGCCGCGACGCCGACGCCGAGCGCGCCGCCACCGAACTGAGCCTGATCGTCGTCGAGGTCCGCCAGGCCGAGGAGGAGGCCGCCGTCGCGGCGGCCCGGCTGGCGCACCGCCTCCACCTCGACCAGGCGGTGCGGATCCGGCCGATCGCCCCCGCCGCCGAGGTCGTCACGATCGTCGATCCGGCGCGGACGCTGCCCGAGCTGCTGGAGGCCGCTCTGGCCGGCCGGCCCGAGGTCGGGGCGCGATCGGCCGCGATCGACGCGGCGGAGTACCGCCACAAGCAGGAGCAGTTCCGCCCGCTCCTCCCCACGCTCTGGGTCGGTTTCAGCGCCGGCGGCTTCGGCGGCGGCGGCAGCCCCTTCGGCACCCAGCTCGGGAACTTCGGCGGCCGCAGCGACTTCGACGTCTCCCTCTTCTGGACGGTCCGCAACCTGGGGATGGGCAACCTCTCGCTCCAGCGCCGCCGCGAGGCCGAGGTCGGCCAGGCGGTCGGCGAGCGGGCCCGGACGATCGCCGAGGTCCGCGCCGAGGTGGCCTCCGCCTACGCTTCGGTCGCGGCCTCGCGTCGCCAGGTCGACGTGACCGCCTTCCAGCTCGCCAGCGCCGAGAAGGGCTTCCGGGAGGACTTGGATCGGATCCGCAGCACGGTCGGCCGGCCCATCGAGGTCGTCAACAGCCTCCAACTGCTGAACAACGCCCGCATCGCCCGCATCCGCGCCGTGACCGACTACAACCAGGCCGAGTTGCGGCTCTTCGTCGCCCTCGGCTCCCCTCCCCCGCTGAGCGGCCCGGCCGACGCGCCCCTCCCCGCGGCCCCCATCGCCTCGCCGCCGCTGCCCCCGCTCGCCGGCCTCGTCGCCCCTGGGCCGCTCCCCTTCCCGCGCCACGCCACGCCGTCGAGGGGGGATGCCGCCCCCTGATTCGGCCTACCTTGTTTCATTCGGCGATCCGATATCCGCCTCATGGCTCCCCTCGATCCGAGCGATTACGGAGATTCGCCGCGGCCGCCATTTCGAGATTGGCGATCATGGCCCATGATCATACTGGGAACGCTTGCGCGGGCGAGCGTCATCGATGATCGGGCGAATGGCGACGAGTTCCCGAGACCCTCGAACGGGCGGAAAATCATGAGAGGCGCGCAAGTCGATCCAGGACTGAAAATCGATCTTACGCTTATGATATGATTGAACTTGCGTCCGATGGCTTCGTTGGTCGCGACGACGAAGGAAGCCGAACCGAAGCCGATCGACCTGGCGGAGGTCTCGTCCGCGCATGGGGCGGGCGACGCCCCTGGGGAGGAGGGCTTACAGGTCCCTGGGGTGGGCGGCCTCGTACTGGGCGAAGTCCAGCCAGTAGATCGGGAAGGCTCTCAGGACCTGGCGGCCGAAGGGGTCGACGACCTGGAAGTCGAGCTGGTTGATGCCGTCGGTCAGGGTCGTGGAGTAGCGGAAATAGCCGTGCTCGTCGGCCACGACGGCCGGCCCGCGGAGCTTGAGGTCGGTCGCGCCGACGCCCGAGAAGACGAGGGCCCCGGGCGTCGTGCGGCCGACGACGGTCGGCGTCCGACTGTGCGTGGTCCCGCCGCTGTTGCTCGGCAGCGAGCCCCGGGCCTGGTCCTCGGGGGCGAGCTTGACCTGCAGGTTCAGCGGGATCCTGGGGCTGATCGGCGGCAGGATCCGGAGCAGGATCCGGCCGTCGTCCTGGCCGATCTGGTCGTTGTGGTTCAGGTCGTAGGCGGGATCGTAGCGCGGGCCGCCGGCCGAGCTGAGGTAGGCCGCGACGAACCCCTGGAGGACCTCCAGCGTGCCCGCCGACCCGAAGGCGGTCGTGGCGGCGACCGGGGACGCGGGAGCGACTTCCGCCGCTCGGGGGCCCTGGACGAGGCGGGTCGAGCTGGGCAGCCGCCGGGCTTCGAGGGCCTCGAGACCGAGGGCGACGCCTGGGGATCGGGCGGCCATGGAATCCTCCTTCGCCTGGAACGTGGGGCGACGCCCGACCTGGCGCGCCATAAGGGTTCGATCGGCCCGCCATCCGGCTTTCTGCAGGAATACCGAGCGTGGCGCGAGCGTCGACCTCCCCGTCAGCCGTGGTGCGGGCCTCCGCCCGCGGCAGCCTGAGAGTCCGCCTGGCGGGTCGGTCCCGCTGCCGGAGCGACCCGGACCGGCGTCCCGTCGCCGACGGCGCCCGTGTTGAGGATGGCCTGGTCCTCGGGGCTCATGCCCGAGAGGATCTGGACCCGGAGCCCGTCGTCGGCGCCGATCTCGACGCGCGTCTTGCGGGCGACGCCGTCCTTGACGACGTAGACGTCCGCCTTGCCCCCCTTCGACTCGCCCACGAGGACCGAGGCGGGGAGCGTCGAGCCCTTCGACTCCCGGTCGAGCAGGATGGAGGCGACGCCGTACATGCCGGGCCGGATCTTCCCTTCCGGGTTCGGCAGGTCGATCTCGGTGTGCATGGTCCGGGTGGTCGGATCCTCGGATTGGGCGAACCGCGAGACCGTCCCCTTGAAGACCTGGCCCGCGAGCGCGTCGAGCGTGACCTCGGCCGCGTCGCCGACGTCCGTCCAGGCGACGTCGCGGTCGGGGACCTGGGTGACGACGCGGACCTCGTCGATCCGCGCGATCGCCAGCAGCGGCGTCACCCCCCCCTCCTCCGCCGACCGGATGAACGCCCCCGGGAAGACGTTCCGCCGGGTCACCACGCCGTCGAACGGCGCCGTGATCTTCGTGTAGGCGACGAGGACCCGGGCCTTCGCGAGCTTCGAACGGGCGACGTCGACGTTGGCCCTCGCCTCCACCACGTCGGCCTGGGACTTCTTCACCCGCGCCGCCGCGGCGGCGAGCTGGGCCTCGGCGTTCAGGACCCCCTTGCGCGAGCCCAGCTCGGAGGCCCGCGCCGACTCGTAGCCTTCCTCCTCCTCGTCGGCGATCTGCTGCGGGATCGCCTGCTTGGCCACCAGGTCGCGGTACCGCGCGAACTTCTTCTCGTGGTAGGTTCGCATCGAGGCGTAGCGGTCGACCTCGGCCCTCGCCTGCTCCACGGCCGTCGCGAAGGCCGCGCGGTCCGCGGCCGCCGACTCGACGAAGGCCTCGGCCTGCACCACGGCCGCCTCGGCCTGCTCGAGGTCGGCGGCGGCCCGGTTCGCCTCCTCCACGATCTCCGGGTCGTCGATTTCCGCCAGCAGCTGGCCCGCCTTGACCGAGTCGCCGTAGTCGACGTGCAGCTTCGCCAGGTAGCCCGAGACCTTGGCGTACAGGTCGGCCTCCTGGTACGGCTGCACGGTGCCGATCTGCGAGCTGGTCCGCTGGATGCCCCCCTCCGAGAGCCGGACGACCCGGACGGCGACGGGCTCGACGCTCGCCCGGGATTCGTCCTGTGTGGGAGCCGGGCGCACCTCGCCCCGGCGGCTCGCGAAATGCCAGCTCAGGGCGGCGCCCGCAAGGCCGATCGCGGCGGTCGCGAGGATCGGCTTCCTCCAGGAACGCTTGCCGCCCCGCGACGCCTCGCCGGCCTCGACTTCGACTGTGCTCGACACGGCCCCACCCCTTCCCGTCGGATCGTTCGCTGGAATACCCTAAAGCCGGCGATGCGTCGGTCATCCCCCGGACGCGCTCAACCGTCGTCGCCGGGGCCCTCGTCGTCGTCATGCCCGCCCTCGCGGTCGCGGACGAGCAGCGCGTAGAGGCAGGGGAGGACGAACAGGGTCGCCGGCTCGCCGGCCGCGAGCCCCCCCAGGATCGCGCGCGCCAGCGGGGCGTTGGCCTCGCTCCCCCGCTCCAGGGCCAGGGCGCTGGGGATCAGCGCGAAGAAGGCGGCGACGGCCGTCATGGTCACGGGCTTCACCCGGATCGAGGCCGACTTGAAGATCGCCTGGGTCGGCGTCAGCTTCTCGGCGTGCCGCAGCTCCTGCGCGAAGTCGGTCATGAGCACCGTGTTCGCCACCTTGATCCCGACGACGAAGATGAACCCCAGCAGCGACTGGACGTTCACGGCCGTCCCCGTCAGGTAGAGCGTCGGCAGGATGCCGATCAGGCAGAGCGGCACGATGAGCATGACGGTCAGCGGCACGACCCACGACTTGTCGAGCGCGACCATCAGGAAGTAGATCAGCACCGACGCCGCGACGAGCCCGTATCCGAGGTTGCGGAAGGTGTCCTGCATCCGCGCGTACTCGCCGCTCAGCACGATCTTCGAGCCCTTCAGCAGCGAATGGCCCTTCTTCCCAGGGTCGAAGGGCACCCACGAGCCGTCCGACCGCCGCTCGCCGAAGTCCTCGAGGGCCCGGGTCACCTCGTCGGAGACGTGGCCGAGGTCGCGGCCGTATACGCCCATCGAGAGGTCGATCGTCGGCTGGATGTTGTCGTGCGTGACCTCCGTAGGCACCGTGGTCCGCCGCAACGAGACCAGGTTGCTCAGCGGGATCGCCTTGCGCTGGTCCTTGCTGGTGATCGGGATGTTCAGCAGGGTCTCGATCGACTTGATGTCCCCCTCGGGGTACTGCACGCCCACGAAGTACTGGTTGCCGCCCACCGGGTCGATCCAGAAGTTCTTCTTGTTGAACTGGATCGACGAGTTGAGCGCCGCGACCACGTTCTTCATGACGTCCGACTGCGTCAGCCCCAGGTCGGCCGCCTTGGCCCGGTCGACGTCGATGACGTACTCGGGATAGTCGAGCCGCTGGATGATCCGGGCGTCGACCACGCCGTCGACCTTCACGCAGCGGGCGCGGATCCGCTCGGCCAGTGTGCAGGCCGTCCGCTGGTCCTTGCCCGTTACGCGGATGTTGATCGGCGTCGACTTGCCCTCGTTCATGGCCCCCCGCACCAGGCCCCCCGAGTCGAACCCGAAGTCGCAGTCGGTGAATCGCGGGTCCTTGGTCACGCCGGTGCGGACGAGATGCACATACTCTTGTGCCGACTTGCCGCGATGCTCGTGGAGCTGTACCTTGACGACCGCGTCCATGGGCCCGGCGTTGGGCGTGTACGCGGCCGACCAGTCCGCGTTGACGCCGATCTCCGAGACGATCTGCTCGAGGTCGTGGTGGGGGATCGTCGCCTTGATGAACTCCTCGAGCTGGGCCACCTTCTCCTCGGTCTTCTCGATCCGCGTCCCGCTCGGGGCGCGGAGGTACATCTCGAAGGCCCCGCCGTCGACCTCGGGGTAGAACTCCCGGCGCATGATCGGCCACATCAGGATCAGCGTCGCGGCGAGGAGGCTGAAGGCCGTCCCGACGACGAGCAGGCGGCGCCGCAGGACCAGGCCCAGGAGGCGGGCGTACGCCGCGAAGGCGGCGTCCATCCCCCGCTCCCACCGCGCGAAGGCCCGCGCCACGAACCCCGGCCGCGGGCCGTCGTCGCGATCGTCCCCCTCGCCGCCCGGGGCGCCCGACTCGCGGCCGTGGCCGTGGCCGTGGCCGCTGAGCCAGGCGGCGCTGCACATCGGGACGAGGGTCCGCGAGAGGATGTAGGACGAGCACATCGCGAAGGCCACGGCGAGCGTCATCGGCATGAACAGGAACTCGCCCATGCCCGGCATCAACGCCAGCGGGGCGAGCACCAGGAAGGTGCAGAGCGTCGAGACCAGCTCCGGCAGCGCGACCTCGCTCGCCCCCAGATACGCGGCGTCCTTCGGCGTCGCCCCCAGGCCCAGGTGCCG comes from Paludisphaera mucosa and encodes:
- a CDS encoding TolC family protein, whose amino-acid sequence is MPTSNAAPPPPGDFEAPSIPPKDSEFAIDLTAALRLAEAENPLIAEARQRIGEAAAALQGAQVLLLPSLNLGTTYHNHLGNLQRSSGRILDLREQSLYFGGGSDVFAASTVEVPAVSIFSPLTDAVFEPLAARQQVVRTRFDARATANSILLEVSQQYFELMATEAFLRVRRETAEQGTEVARLTRAYADAGEGRDADAERAATELSLIVVEVRQAEEEAAVAAARLAHRLHLDQAVRIRPIAPAAEVVTIVDPARTLPELLEAALAGRPEVGARSAAIDAAEYRHKQEQFRPLLPTLWVGFSAGGFGGGGSPFGTQLGNFGGRSDFDVSLFWTVRNLGMGNLSLQRRREAEVGQAVGERARTIAEVRAEVASAYASVAASRRQVDVTAFQLASAEKGFREDLDRIRSTVGRPIEVVNSLQLLNNARIARIRAVTDYNQAELRLFVALGSPPPLSGPADAPLPAAPIASPPLPPLAGLVAPGPLPFPRHATPSRGDAAP
- a CDS encoding TolC family protein — encoded protein: MIPEAAPLGDMVKGRRDEIVRPPSPATLLEPEVRPIDLNTALRLAGAQNPQLLIARQRVVEASALQQLAAAQFLPSLNAGGNYDTHTGNLQQSNGNILSVNRSALYLGAGSGAVAAGTVNVPGVVLEGNVAVAVFGYLASRQVVAQRGFDAWAVRNQAFLQTTLAYSELLRAEGRRAIALQVRDEAKRVADLTASYANAGQGRAADAHRAQTELESREYDVQAAEEAVLVSSARLCFVLNVDPSLRLHPTDAFVVPHPIVPDPTPVAELIALGLLQRPELKDRQAAIRESLVMLEGARALPFSPTVLIGYSAGGFGGGSNLVRPVFGGFGGRSDYDVVAYWTLRNLGVGNASLINLAKARLGVAKYQEIAILDRVRAEVAEAYAKTHARYARIGTSQKAVASGVKGFREDLIRIENTVAPAIETVDSLRLLARARFAYLDAIIDYDRAQFELYVALGQPPADMLAHPAPVDGVGPTAAATKPATPAGDVPPETPAAPGNGPPSGP
- a CDS encoding efflux RND transporter permease subunit, whose translation is MNGLIRASLRNPHAVVVFCLTLVLIGGVSISMIPIDILPVFRSPAVQVLTFYSGMPAASVEKDVTNRMERWVGQANGTLRQESRSIVGASVVRDFFRSGVDPNGALTQVNSLATAAVPSLPPGTLPPVILPFDPTGTTPVGILAVDSPDGSQNESILYDVGRYEVRNMVMSINGAIAPVVYGGKIRAVMAYLDRQKLEARRLSPLDVMNAMDQYNVFLPTGDAKLGDVDYALDSNSMFDYPAEMGDIPLRSEVGNVSYLRDVATTKDASFIQTNVVRIDGRREVYIPIFRQLGASTLAVVNSVRARLDEFTARLTRGGIQLKLVMDQSVFVRQAISSLVQEGVLGAILCSLTILLFLGQIRMTAIAVMTLPIAVLSACIFLYYAGQTINVMTLAGLTLAIGPMIDSAIICLENTHRHLGLGATPKDAAYLGASEVALPELVSTLCTFLVLAPLALMPGMGEFLFMPMTLAVAFAMCSSYILSRTLVPMCSAAWLSGHGHGHGRESGAPGGEGDDRDDGPRPGFVARAFARWERGMDAAFAAYARLLGLVLRRRLLVVGTAFSLLAATLILMWPIMRREFYPEVDGGAFEMYLRAPSGTRIEKTEEKVAQLEEFIKATIPHHDLEQIVSEIGVNADWSAAYTPNAGPMDAVVKVQLHEHRGKSAQEYVHLVRTGVTKDPRFTDCDFGFDSGGLVRGAMNEGKSTPINIRVTGKDQRTACTLAERIRARCVKVDGVVDARIIQRLDYPEYVIDVDRAKAADLGLTQSDVMKNVVAALNSSIQFNKKNFWIDPVGGNQYFVGVQYPEGDIKSIETLLNIPITSKDQRKAIPLSNLVSLRRTTVPTEVTHDNIQPTIDLSMGVYGRDLGHVSDEVTRALEDFGERRSDGSWVPFDPGKKGHSLLKGSKIVLSGEYARMQDTFRNLGYGLVAASVLIYFLMVALDKSWVVPLTVMLIVPLCLIGILPTLYLTGTAVNVQSLLGFIFVVGIKVANTVLMTDFAQELRHAEKLTPTQAIFKSASIRVKPVTMTAVAAFFALIPSALALERGSEANAPLARAILGGLAAGEPATLFVLPCLYALLVRDREGGHDDDEGPGDDG
- a CDS encoding efflux RND transporter periplasmic adaptor subunit, whose amino-acid sequence is MSSTVEVEAGEASRGGKRSWRKPILATAAIGLAGAALSWHFASRRGEVRPAPTQDESRASVEPVAVRVVRLSEGGIQRTSSQIGTVQPYQEADLYAKVSGYLAKLHVDYGDSVKAGQLLAEIDDPEIVEEANRAAADLEQAEAAVVQAEAFVESAAADRAAFATAVEQARAEVDRYASMRTYHEKKFARYRDLVAKQAIPQQIADEEEEGYESARASELGSRKGVLNAEAQLAAAAARVKKSQADVVEARANVDVARSKLAKARVLVAYTKITAPFDGVVTRRNVFPGAFIRSAEEGGVTPLLAIARIDEVRVVTQVPDRDVAWTDVGDAAEVTLDALAGQVFKGTVSRFAQSEDPTTRTMHTEIDLPNPEGKIRPGMYGVASILLDRESKGSTLPASVLVGESKGGKADVYVVKDGVARKTRVEIGADDGLRVQILSGMSPEDQAILNTGAVGDGTPVRVAPAAGPTRQADSQAAAGGGPHHG